In the genome of Terriglobia bacterium, one region contains:
- a CDS encoding TonB-dependent receptor produces MASGRIALAQQTINYATVSGRVTDPTAAVVAGAQVTARETETNLASTTVSDAEGRFRFPYLRPGPYEITVRAPGFAALTRPVTLTVGADFDMPVSLAVASLQTEIGVNEQQEVLETARTQIAGTITQAVVADLPVNGRNFLDIALLIPGVSPTNTAANQLFAETAAVPGQGLSVNSQRNFSNSFIVDGLSADDDAAGLSGVFYGYDVVGEFQVVTAGGQAEFGRALGGYVNVITKSGTNTPHGNMYGYFRNQRLNAANALAQTLLPVTQAQYGATLGGPLVRDRTFYFGNFEQRRLNQSGLITISPLNVAAINSRLTGLRYPGPLIATGIYPNPVHATTGLVKMDHQFNPRDQFTMRYNVYDVNSGNSRGAGGLSSASASAGLDDTDEIFAAGNVATLSSRLVNETRAQFTHSNLKAPPSDPIGPAVSISGVASFGTLSSSPTARLNKQYEIVDNLSYQAGAHAIRVGTQFLYNDDTITFPRSFRGSYSFSSLANFLNGTYNNSGFTQTFNNSVVSQTNPNIGLYVQDEWKASRGLTLNLGLRYDLQYLKTIITDTNNVSPRAGFAWMPAAWHNTVIRGSYGLFFDRVPLRALANALLSAGNTADAGNLSQISISLSPAQAGAPVFPNILSSLTLPAGVLFNFSTMNRNMQNAYSEQGSLEIERQIGRNNTISAGYQHVRGLHLIISENQNVPACVASGSNNGCRPNPAYGNNSQYSSLADSHYDGLHISFVQRPSRWGHYRISYTYSKALDNAGEFFFSAPIDNFNIWQDYGRSDDDQRQRLVFDGTLQPPAGDSHNAWRRISHGFQLGTMLQYYSALPFNITAGTNTIQGTAARPMLNGAFIPRNAGMGFDFFNLNSRLSRTFKATEGVRVEAMIEAFNLLNHVNGVALNGAFGSGTYPANPLPAFKQTTAVADPRTLQLGLRVSF; encoded by the coding sequence ATGGCTTCCGGTCGAATCGCGCTGGCTCAGCAAACCATCAATTACGCGACAGTGAGTGGCCGCGTCACGGATCCAACTGCTGCCGTGGTGGCGGGCGCACAGGTTACGGCGCGCGAAACCGAGACGAACCTGGCCAGTACGACGGTCAGCGATGCTGAAGGGCGATTTCGTTTTCCGTACCTCAGGCCCGGGCCTTACGAAATCACGGTGCGCGCGCCGGGGTTTGCGGCCTTGACGCGGCCGGTAACCTTGACTGTCGGCGCAGACTTCGACATGCCCGTTTCTCTTGCCGTGGCTTCACTTCAAACCGAGATCGGTGTGAACGAACAGCAGGAAGTGCTGGAAACGGCCCGCACCCAGATTGCCGGAACGATAACGCAGGCCGTCGTCGCAGACCTGCCGGTCAACGGCCGCAATTTTCTCGATATCGCGCTGCTGATTCCCGGCGTCTCCCCGACGAACACCGCGGCCAATCAGCTCTTCGCCGAAACGGCGGCGGTACCGGGCCAGGGCTTGTCCGTAAACAGCCAGCGTAACTTTTCGAACAGTTTCATCGTCGACGGGCTCTCCGCGGACGACGATGCCGCAGGTCTGAGCGGCGTCTTCTATGGCTACGATGTCGTCGGCGAATTCCAGGTCGTTACGGCAGGCGGCCAGGCCGAGTTCGGCCGCGCGCTAGGCGGATATGTCAATGTCATCACCAAAAGCGGAACGAACACCCCGCACGGCAACATGTACGGTTATTTCCGCAACCAGCGTCTCAACGCGGCGAATGCTCTTGCGCAGACTTTGCTCCCCGTGACCCAGGCACAATACGGCGCGACGCTCGGCGGTCCGCTCGTCAGAGACCGGACGTTCTATTTCGGTAACTTTGAGCAGCGCAGGCTGAACCAGTCCGGCCTGATTACGATATCTCCGCTGAATGTCGCGGCGATCAATTCCCGGCTGACGGGACTGCGCTATCCCGGGCCGCTGATCGCGACCGGAATTTATCCCAACCCTGTCCACGCGACGACGGGACTGGTGAAGATGGACCACCAGTTCAATCCCCGCGATCAGTTCACCATGCGCTATAACGTTTACGACGTTAATAGTGGAAATTCCCGCGGCGCCGGCGGCCTCAGTTCCGCGAGCGCTTCCGCCGGCCTGGACGATACGGATGAGATCTTCGCCGCGGGCAATGTCGCCACACTGTCTTCCCGGCTGGTGAATGAAACGCGCGCCCAGTTCACGCACAGCAACCTGAAGGCGCCGCCCTCGGACCCGATCGGTCCGGCGGTGAGCATCTCTGGAGTGGCTTCATTCGGCACGTTGTCCAGTTCCCCCACCGCCCGCCTGAACAAGCAGTACGAAATTGTCGACAATCTGTCGTACCAGGCCGGTGCGCACGCGATTCGCGTCGGAACGCAATTCCTGTATAACGACGACACCATCACGTTCCCCCGTTCGTTTCGCGGCAGCTATTCCTTTTCGTCGCTCGCGAATTTTCTGAACGGAACCTACAATAACTCCGGCTTCACGCAGACATTCAACAACTCCGTCGTCTCGCAGACCAACCCGAATATCGGCTTGTATGTCCAGGATGAGTGGAAGGCTTCGCGCGGGCTGACTCTGAACCTGGGATTGCGCTATGACCTGCAGTATCTGAAGACGATCATCACGGACACGAATAACGTCTCACCCCGCGCCGGTTTCGCGTGGATGCCGGCGGCCTGGCATAACACCGTGATCCGCGGCAGCTATGGCCTGTTCTTCGACCGCGTTCCGTTGCGCGCTCTCGCAAATGCGCTGCTGTCGGCCGGGAACACGGCAGATGCCGGGAACCTGAGCCAGATCAGCATCAGCCTCTCGCCGGCACAGGCAGGCGCGCCCGTCTTTCCGAATATTCTCAGCAGCCTGACGCTGCCAGCCGGCGTACTGTTCAATTTCTCCACGATGAACCGGAACATGCAGAATGCATATTCCGAGCAGGGCAGCCTGGAAATCGAACGGCAGATCGGCCGGAATAATACGATCAGCGCCGGCTACCAGCACGTTCGCGGACTGCACCTGATCATCTCCGAGAATCAGAATGTACCGGCGTGCGTGGCGTCCGGCAGCAATAACGGCTGCAGGCCCAACCCGGCCTACGGCAACAACAGCCAGTATTCATCACTGGCGGATTCTCACTACGACGGTCTCCACATTTCGTTCGTGCAGCGCCCGTCGCGCTGGGGTCACTACCGCATTTCCTATACCTATTCGAAAGCACTCGATAACGCCGGAGAATTTTTCTTCAGCGCGCCGATCGACAACTTCAATATCTGGCAGGACTACGGCCGTTCCGACGACGACCAGCGGCAGCGGTTGGTCTTCGACGGAACACTTCAGCCGCCGGCCGGCGATTCTCATAATGCCTGGCGGCGGATCAGCCATGGATTTCAACTGGGCACGATGCTCCAATACTACTCGGCGCTGCCGTTCAACATCACTGCCGGCACGAACACGATTCAGGGGACAGCGGCGAGGCCGATGCTGAACGGCGCCTTCATCCCGCGCAACGCCGGAATGGGCTTCGATTTCTTCAACCTGAACTCGAGACTGAGCCGCACTTTCAAGGCAACCGAGGGCGTGCGGGTCGAAGCGATGATTGAAGCGTTCAATCTCCTCAACCACGTTAATGGCGTCGCATTGAACGGCGCTTTCGGTTCCGGAACATACCCTGCCAATCCCCTCCCGGCGTTCAAGCAGACCACGGCAGTCGCCGACCCGCGCACGCTGCAACTGGGTCTGCGGGTGTCCTTCTGA
- a CDS encoding MerR family transcriptional regulator: MQRKTTNTSNEKMMNIGKIAKLSGVGVETIRFYERQGVLPKPKRKASGYRQFDMDTVDRIRFIKNVQDLGFSLNEAGDLASSKGIPAAIDRITHRIQDLKNLQKELSKQLRTLRK, encoded by the coding sequence ATGCAAAGGAAAACGACGAACACATCGAACGAGAAAATGATGAACATCGGGAAGATTGCAAAGCTGTCCGGTGTCGGAGTTGAAACGATTCGATTTTATGAGCGGCAAGGCGTCCTGCCGAAGCCGAAACGGAAGGCGTCGGGTTACCGGCAGTTTGACATGGATACAGTTGACCGGATCCGCTTCATCAAGAACGTTCAGGATCTCGGCTTTTCACTGAATGAAGCAGGAGACCTCGCGTCGTCAAAAGGAATTCCGGCAGCCATCGACCGGATTACCCACCGGATTCAGGATCTCAAGAATCTGCAGAAGGAACTCAGCAAGCAATTACGCACGCTGCGGAAGTAA
- a CDS encoding c-type cytochrome, with protein MKRIGIVILVLLVIVVAASLGVGNYARSHGFSARGEPSPAEAFVAHRLFLLSIPGKAVDLKNPVQAGPEVLPRAMAHFADHCASCHGNDGRGNTLIGRGLYPKPPDMTVSTQKLTDGQIYYIIENGIRFTGMPAFGENAGDEGDQESWDLVHFIRHLPQMTTDEIAQMKNMDPKSPSELAKEQEIRKFLQGDDSPAVENVHEHHH; from the coding sequence ATGAAACGCATTGGGATCGTCATCCTGGTTCTTCTGGTTATCGTAGTTGCCGCCTCCCTGGGCGTCGGCAACTACGCGCGTTCTCACGGCTTCAGCGCTCGCGGCGAACCATCTCCGGCTGAAGCGTTCGTGGCCCATCGCCTGTTCCTCCTTTCGATACCCGGAAAAGCCGTCGACCTTAAGAATCCTGTTCAAGCGGGTCCCGAAGTCCTGCCACGTGCGATGGCACATTTTGCTGACCATTGCGCATCCTGTCATGGCAACGATGGACGGGGTAACACATTGATCGGGCGCGGGCTTTACCCAAAACCGCCCGATATGACGGTGTCGACGCAAAAGCTGACAGACGGACAGATTTACTACATCATTGAAAACGGTATTCGATTCACAGGAATGCCCGCCTTCGGCGAAAATGCAGGCGACGAAGGAGATCAGGAGAGCTGGGATCTTGTGCACTTCATCCGGCATCTGCCGCAAATGACGACCGACGAAATCGCTCAGATGAAAAATATGGATCCGAAAAGCCCTTCGGAACTGGCCAAAGAACAAGAAATTCGAAAGTTTTTGCAGGGTGACGACAGCCCAGCGGTGGAAAATGTCCACGAACACCATCATTAA
- a CDS encoding HAD family acid phosphatase, with product MNRLKPSLLLVLSLSLPVWFEQSAARPAPLTSPANLGDFKQQLTRYKQSGQYDHEVATTLAKVQQYVERRATMVNKPALVLDIDETSLSNWPQIQANDYGRIVNGPCDLPAGPCGQRTWQMRAESAAIGPTLALYKAAKAKGVSVFFLTGRTEVVRAATETNLRKAGYDNWAALLMRPAGTSTPSAADFKAPERAKIAAQGFTIIANVGDQPSDLAGGYSERTFLVPNPFYRIP from the coding sequence ATGAACCGGCTCAAGCCCAGTCTTCTCCTGGTTCTGTCCCTTTCCCTGCCGGTCTGGTTCGAGCAATCGGCCGCCAGACCGGCGCCCCTGACTTCACCCGCCAACCTCGGCGATTTCAAGCAACAACTCACCCGGTACAAACAGTCCGGCCAGTATGATCACGAAGTCGCCACGACGCTGGCGAAAGTTCAGCAATATGTGGAACGCCGCGCGACGATGGTGAATAAGCCGGCGCTCGTCCTCGACATCGATGAGACCTCGCTTTCGAACTGGCCTCAAATCCAGGCAAACGACTACGGAAGAATCGTCAACGGGCCATGCGATCTGCCGGCAGGCCCTTGCGGCCAGAGAACCTGGCAGATGCGCGCGGAAAGCGCGGCCATCGGCCCGACGCTGGCGCTATATAAGGCCGCGAAGGCAAAGGGCGTGTCGGTTTTCTTTCTGACGGGCCGCACTGAAGTCGTGCGGGCCGCGACGGAAACAAACCTCAGGAAGGCTGGATATGACAACTGGGCCGCGTTGCTCATGCGGCCGGCAGGCACGTCCACGCCATCGGCAGCAGACTTTAAAGCGCCGGAGCGGGCAAAAATTGCAGCACAAGGATTTACAATCATTGCCAACGTCGGTGATCAGCCCAGCGATCTTGCCGGCGGCTACTCCGAGCGGACGTTCCTGGTGCCCAATCCTTTCTACCGGATCCCGTAA
- a CDS encoding ABC transporter ATP-binding protein, whose product MAEPIIRIDNVDVEYPDGPATRRVLAGVNLEIESGEFISIVGQTGCGKSTLLRLILGEQKPNRGRVLVNGKERSQPDRLCGYVPQKYSLFSDKTVLDNVTFGPDVAEFGAFAMLHPGRRQRLREHRSEALRFLKQMGLNESDARKYPHELSGGMQQRVAIAQALIMQPPILLMDEAFSALDPATRRGMQRLIKDLWRESATTIVFVTHNTREAVWLGTRVIALGGAAVYERTVAHVDFDAEEDHIQFVIRDIEARTHTNRNVRTEGKELQKGGFVEAVLPG is encoded by the coding sequence ATGGCGGAACCCATCATTCGAATCGACAACGTGGATGTGGAGTACCCGGATGGCCCGGCCACGCGCCGGGTTCTTGCCGGCGTCAATCTGGAAATCGAGAGCGGCGAGTTCATTTCGATCGTCGGGCAGACCGGCTGCGGTAAATCGACTCTGTTGCGGCTGATCCTCGGTGAACAGAAACCGAACCGCGGGCGCGTCCTGGTCAATGGCAAGGAACGGTCGCAGCCGGACCGCCTGTGCGGATACGTTCCGCAGAAGTATTCCCTCTTTTCCGACAAAACTGTACTCGACAACGTGACCTTCGGGCCCGACGTCGCGGAATTCGGCGCATTCGCAATGCTGCATCCCGGCCGCCGCCAACGGCTGCGGGAACACAGAAGCGAGGCGCTGCGGTTCCTGAAGCAGATGGGTTTGAACGAATCCGACGCACGGAAGTACCCTCACGAGCTGTCCGGCGGCATGCAGCAGCGCGTCGCGATTGCCCAGGCTCTCATCATGCAACCGCCGATCCTTCTGATGGACGAAGCCTTCAGCGCGCTCGATCCTGCAACGCGGCGCGGAATGCAGCGGCTGATCAAAGACCTCTGGCGCGAGAGCGCCACGACGATCGTTTTCGTCACCCACAACACGCGTGAAGCGGTATGGCTCGGCACGCGCGTGATCGCGCTGGGCGGCGCGGCTGTTTATGAGCGCACCGTGGCGCACGTCGACTTCGATGCGGAGGAGGATCACATTCAATTCGTGATTCGCGACATCGAAGCAAGAACACACACCAACAGAAATGTCAGAACCGAAGGCAAAGAGCTACAAAAAGGTGGCTTTGTCGAAGCGGTTCTTCCCGGCTGA
- a CDS encoding putative urea ABC transporter substrate-binding protein, which produces MFGRFFISNFRKLFCSILFCLAIAFIAQRTLVAQQKPSFTVGWSVYVGWDPYYYMAKSGILKKWADKYGIDIKVQRFDYAPSLDAFVAKNIDACAMTNMEALDMPAAAGVDTTSVILGDYSNGNDAVIARQNLTLAQIPGKPVMLVEKTVSQYLFERAMTLNGLNAQIKQVKYINTSDSDIAYAFLADSSKPVVVTWKPLVSQIMKAKDVKMVFNSSQIPGEIMDLLVVRTEVLNRPDGSGQKFAKAVAGAWYELMADMQQAGPAGDKVLGGIAEASKDTLASYKEQLSTTHMYYTAQSAAQMTASPDIRKTMDLVRQFCFSHRLLGEKSKSADDIGIQFVDGAVLGNPAKVRLRFNTTYMQLAAQGKL; this is translated from the coding sequence ATGTTTGGCCGATTTTTTATTTCCAATTTCAGAAAACTTTTCTGCTCCATCCTTTTCTGTCTTGCGATCGCATTCATAGCGCAACGCACGCTGGTCGCTCAACAAAAGCCATCATTCACTGTCGGCTGGTCCGTTTACGTCGGCTGGGATCCCTATTACTACATGGCGAAATCGGGAATCCTGAAAAAGTGGGCCGACAAATATGGCATCGACATCAAAGTCCAACGCTTCGACTACGCGCCCTCGCTCGATGCGTTCGTGGCGAAGAACATCGACGCCTGCGCCATGACCAACATGGAAGCGCTCGATATGCCTGCGGCTGCCGGCGTCGACACCACCAGCGTCATTCTCGGCGATTATTCGAACGGCAATGACGCTGTCATTGCGCGCCAGAATCTGACGCTCGCGCAGATTCCCGGAAAGCCTGTCATGCTGGTCGAAAAGACGGTTTCCCAATACCTCTTCGAACGGGCGATGACGCTGAACGGCCTCAATGCGCAGATCAAGCAGGTCAAGTACATCAATACTTCGGACTCCGACATTGCGTACGCATTTCTGGCCGATTCCAGCAAACCCGTGGTGGTGACCTGGAAACCTCTTGTCTCGCAGATTATGAAGGCCAAAGACGTGAAAATGGTCTTCAATTCCTCGCAGATTCCCGGCGAGATCATGGATCTGCTCGTGGTGCGCACCGAAGTGTTGAACCGTCCTGACGGGTCAGGACAGAAGTTCGCCAAGGCCGTTGCAGGCGCCTGGTATGAGCTGATGGCCGACATGCAGCAAGCGGGACCGGCCGGAGACAAGGTGCTTGGCGGCATTGCCGAAGCCTCGAAAGACACCCTGGCCTCCTATAAAGAACAACTGAGCACGACGCACATGTATTACACCGCTCAGTCGGCCGCCCAGATGACCGCTTCACCGGATATCAGGAAGACCATGGACCTCGTCCGGCAGTTCTGTTTCTCTCACAGATTGCTGGGTGAAAAATCGAAATCGGCCGACGACATCGGCATTCAGTTCGTGGATGGCGCCGTCCTCGGCAATCCGGCTAAAGTCCGGCTGCGTTTCAACACCACGTATATGCAGCTTGCGGCGCAGGGGAAGCTATGA
- a CDS encoding ABC transporter permease subunit — protein MSFLRLHAAPHRTTAWLLSWFLFVAGITSYFYVSQQRHRDNPDDRVMPTATQIVQAFEDATLKPAEEDNADDAAAPAPLLARIRGSMLWKDTVATGRRFLFSIVLLFPAVLLGLHMAMFPYIGAFFLRFIQFFDKIVALSLLPILFIAFGIDELSKIMLIVIGVTPTIILDTFNLSKSVPREQIVKAFTLGAADFAVTYRIVFKQILPRVLNSIRLNLKAVMLFLFAGEMIASTDGLAYRIALLRRHMGMDTIIPYVLWVALLLFLVDMGMHMFNRKLHPWFQE, from the coding sequence ATGAGCTTTCTTCGCCTTCACGCTGCTCCCCATCGCACGACGGCCTGGCTGTTGTCGTGGTTTCTGTTTGTCGCCGGCATCACGTCCTACTTTTATGTATCGCAACAGCGGCATCGGGACAATCCGGACGATCGCGTCATGCCGACGGCCACCCAGATAGTCCAGGCTTTTGAAGACGCCACTCTTAAACCGGCCGAAGAGGACAATGCGGACGACGCTGCCGCGCCGGCGCCGCTTCTGGCGCGCATCCGCGGCAGCATGCTCTGGAAAGACACGGTTGCCACCGGGCGCCGCTTCCTCTTCAGCATCGTGCTGCTGTTTCCGGCGGTGCTGCTCGGCCTCCATATGGCGATGTTTCCCTACATCGGCGCATTCTTTCTGCGCTTCATCCAGTTCTTCGACAAAATTGTCGCTCTCTCGCTGCTGCCGATTCTGTTCATCGCTTTCGGTATCGATGAGCTGTCCAAAATCATGCTTATCGTCATCGGCGTGACCCCTACGATCATTCTGGATACCTTCAATCTCAGCAAGAGCGTGCCTCGTGAACAGATCGTGAAGGCCTTCACACTGGGCGCCGCCGATTTCGCGGTGACGTACCGGATCGTTTTCAAGCAGATCCTGCCGCGCGTCCTGAACAGCATCCGGCTGAACCTCAAAGCGGTGATGTTGTTTCTGTTCGCCGGAGAAATGATCGCTTCGACCGATGGGCTGGCGTATCGAATCGCGCTGCTCCGCCGTCACATGGGAATGGATACGATCATTCCGTATGTGTTGTGGGTGGCGTTGCTGCTCTTTCTCGTCGATATGGGAATGCATATGTTCAATCGCAAATTGCATCCGTGGTTTCAGGAGTAA
- the dcp gene encoding peptidyl-dipeptidase Dcp, with protein MRRLLTISFLSLLLFVPASRTAPQRVNPLLLPSTLPFQAPLFDQIKDGDFAPAFDAGMKEQREEVDKIANNSAPPSFDNTIAALEKTGQTLTRVSMIFNAVSSANTDDELQKLQEEVAPKLAAHQDAINMDSKLFARIEKLYNDRKNLKLDPESNRLLEYDHQQFVIAGAKLSEADKTKLKKINEEDAALSAKFTNQLLAAAKDGALVVRDKSELQGLSPDDLGSEAEEAKSRKIDGGWVITLQNTTQQPLLQSLTNRAMREKLFKASWNRAEHGDANDTRATITRLAKIRADKAALLGQPSFAAWRLQDQMAKTPKRVEKFIDDLTPASTAKAREEAADIQALIDKQKGGFTLEPWDWNFYAEQLRKAKYDVQQSDIKPYFELDRVLQDGVFYAAHELYGLTFKERHDLPIYQPDVRVFEVFDADGSHLALWYCDYFKRNNKNGGAWMDTLVGQSKLLNTQPVIYNVANFTKPAPGQPALISFDDVTTMFHEFGHALHGMFAKQKYPSLSGTSVARDYVEFPSQFNEHWALDPTVFAHYALHYQTAKPMPADLVEKIKKAEKFNQGYALTEIVAAAALDMQWHMLPATANVTDSDKFEVEALKKTHLDLPQVPPRYRSSYFLHIWANGYASGYYAYLWTEMLDDDAFQWFKEHGGLTRENGQRFRDLILSRGNTADYAQMFREFRGRDPEITAMLEQRGLKK; from the coding sequence ATGCGACGACTACTTACAATCAGCTTCCTGAGCCTTCTTCTGTTTGTACCCGCGTCGAGGACCGCTCCGCAGCGCGTCAATCCGCTGCTGCTTCCCAGCACGCTGCCTTTTCAGGCGCCGCTGTTTGACCAGATAAAGGACGGTGACTTCGCACCTGCATTCGACGCCGGCATGAAAGAGCAGCGGGAAGAGGTCGACAAAATCGCGAACAATTCCGCTCCGCCGTCGTTCGACAACACGATTGCGGCGCTCGAAAAAACCGGCCAGACCCTGACACGGGTGTCGATGATCTTCAACGCGGTCTCCAGCGCCAATACGGATGACGAACTGCAGAAGCTCCAGGAAGAGGTGGCGCCGAAGCTCGCCGCCCATCAGGATGCCATCAATATGGACTCGAAGCTGTTCGCGCGCATCGAAAAGCTTTATAACGACCGCAAGAACCTGAAGCTCGATCCCGAGAGTAATCGCCTGCTCGAATATGACCATCAACAGTTCGTGATAGCGGGAGCCAAACTGTCCGAGGCGGACAAGACAAAACTCAAGAAAATCAACGAAGAGGATGCCGCGCTCAGCGCCAAATTCACGAATCAGTTGCTCGCCGCCGCGAAAGACGGCGCGCTCGTGGTGCGCGACAAGTCTGAATTGCAGGGCCTCTCGCCGGACGATCTGGGCTCCGAGGCCGAGGAAGCGAAGTCCCGCAAAATCGATGGCGGCTGGGTCATCACGCTGCAGAACACCACGCAACAGCCGCTCCTGCAATCTCTCACGAACCGCGCCATGCGCGAAAAGCTCTTCAAGGCATCGTGGAACCGTGCCGAGCATGGCGACGCGAATGACACCCGTGCAACCATCACCAGACTCGCGAAGATCCGCGCCGATAAAGCGGCCCTGCTCGGGCAGCCGAGTTTTGCCGCATGGCGGCTGCAGGACCAGATGGCCAAAACACCGAAGCGGGTCGAAAAGTTCATCGACGATCTGACCCCGGCCTCCACCGCCAAGGCGCGTGAAGAAGCCGCGGACATTCAGGCGCTGATCGATAAGCAGAAGGGCGGCTTCACCCTCGAACCGTGGGACTGGAATTTTTACGCCGAACAATTGCGGAAAGCGAAGTATGACGTCCAGCAAAGTGACATCAAACCCTATTTCGAACTGGACAGAGTGTTGCAAGACGGTGTCTTCTACGCCGCACACGAACTCTACGGATTAACGTTCAAGGAACGCCACGACCTGCCGATATACCAGCCTGACGTCCGTGTTTTCGAAGTTTTCGACGCGGATGGCTCTCACCTCGCTCTGTGGTATTGCGATTACTTCAAACGCAATAATAAAAACGGCGGAGCCTGGATGGACACACTCGTCGGCCAATCGAAACTGCTGAATACCCAGCCGGTCATCTATAACGTCGCAAACTTTACGAAACCCGCGCCGGGACAGCCGGCGCTGATCAGCTTCGATGACGTGACGACGATGTTCCATGAGTTCGGACATGCTCTTCACGGAATGTTTGCGAAGCAGAAGTATCCAAGCCTCTCGGGCACCTCGGTTGCCCGAGACTATGTCGAGTTTCCTTCACAGTTCAACGAGCATTGGGCGCTCGATCCAACAGTGTTCGCGCATTATGCCCTGCACTATCAAACCGCCAAACCCATGCCGGCCGACCTTGTGGAGAAGATCAAGAAAGCCGAGAAATTCAATCAGGGCTATGCACTGACCGAAATTGTGGCCGCAGCCGCCCTCGACATGCAGTGGCATATGCTGCCGGCCACTGCCAACGTCACCGACTCCGACAAATTCGAAGTCGAAGCTCTGAAGAAAACCCATCTCGACCTGCCGCAGGTCCCGCCGCGCTATCGGTCCAGTTACTTCTTACACATCTGGGCTAACGGCTACGCCTCCGGTTATTACGCCTATCTCTGGACCGAAATGCTCGACGACGACGCCTTCCAGTGGTTCAAAGAACACGGAGGGCTGACCCGGGAGAACGGCCAGCGATTCCGCGATTTAATCCTTTCGCGTGGCAACACCGCAGATTATGCTCAAATGTTTCGCGAGTTCCGCGGCCGCGATCCCGAGATCACGGCAATGCTCGAGCAGCGAGGCCTTAAGAAATGA